A portion of the Adhaeribacter radiodurans genome contains these proteins:
- a CDS encoding BlaI/MecI/CopY family transcriptional regulator: MADNQPVKPTETELEILQILWEHGPNTVRFVNEKQNESKEVGYTTTLKIMQIMAEKNFIAADKSSRSHVYQVLLPEEDTQKQLLDKFLDTAFRGSASKLVLQALGNHRTSEDELNQIRHLLDKLEGGQK, translated from the coding sequence ATGGCTGATAATCAACCTGTAAAACCCACCGAAACCGAGTTGGAAATCCTGCAAATATTATGGGAACACGGACCTAACACGGTACGCTTTGTAAACGAGAAACAAAACGAATCCAAAGAAGTCGGTTACACAACCACGCTCAAAATCATGCAAATTATGGCCGAGAAAAACTTTATCGCCGCCGATAAAAGTAGCCGCTCCCATGTATACCAGGTTTTGCTCCCCGAAGAAGATACCCAAAAACAACTACTCGATAAGTTTCTGGACACAGCTTTCCGGGGCTCGGCGAGTAAGTTAGTGTTACAAGCTCTGGGCAATCATCGCACATCCGAAGATGAGTTAAATCAAATCCGCCATTTATTAGATAAACTGGAAGGGGGTCAAAAATGA
- a CDS encoding M56 family metallopeptidase, protein MNYLPAFITPRLVEALGWTILHSLWQGALIAVTLSVLMILLHRHSARVRYAVAITALFSTLAIAGITFIRTYQQVQQPVTVTIPTQKVTQPLVNNPADKTTSAITNSNPGSAKSVLRGAILVNFKYYFSKHLPVVVLIWLLGMLTMLLKFLGGLAYVQRLKHYKTYALGTTWNTRLANMAQSLRVNQPVQLFESALVKTPLVIGYLKPIILLPFGTIASLSPDQVEAILAHELAHIYRKDYLLNMLQTLIEILFFFNPAIWWMSDYVRVERENCCDDQAIALCGNPLVYARALANLETIAVKAPRLTLAFAGKDGSLLGRIKRLVQQPSRRPTFSEGFLAACVLIVGLTLISVSAVAGFNVAVKTVKKVNVPILTKVSAPEKVLATQPEEAAGNLKATILSLTDSVSGKKSDLVIIKNKKGDITELYVDGQKIPKANIADFRKEIDAALEATKQAPVLKPAAVPQQLAKTKKALERLELDRNQLSFSYSGDFDHFSDVPVPPVPPASPVYAVFPPIPPVPPVPPFPAKVKNPLEYLRSDEVTDKTLVVIDGKKTHKAKGQNSLPGLTDDNIRGINILKGEDATRKYGDEGKDGVVEVYTGKGKGHFFYYNSDADSTTLRQHAANVGRAEEERLHHLARMRQHLELQTKENEKRMQEQEVRMKELAIRMKADEGRRLKEHEARMKEHEIRMKEHKEREKEHRARAAQFEKIKKELIKDKLIDENSKNLSININQDGFTLNGVKQPAAVFEKYKKLFFPDRKDWSGSFNQSININED, encoded by the coding sequence ATGAATTACTTACCCGCATTTATCACTCCCCGATTGGTAGAAGCCCTAGGCTGGACCATTCTGCACTCACTCTGGCAAGGTGCTTTAATTGCCGTAACTTTATCGGTACTCATGATCTTGCTGCATCGCCACTCGGCCCGGGTTCGTTACGCCGTAGCAATCACCGCATTATTCTCCACGTTGGCTATAGCCGGTATTACATTTATTCGTACTTATCAGCAGGTACAACAACCCGTTACAGTTACTATTCCCACCCAAAAAGTTACGCAGCCACTGGTAAATAACCCGGCCGACAAAACAACATCGGCTATAACCAATTCAAATCCTGGTAGTGCAAAATCGGTGCTGCGGGGGGCTATTTTAGTAAATTTTAAGTATTATTTCAGTAAGCATTTACCGGTAGTAGTACTTATCTGGCTGCTGGGTATGCTAACCATGCTACTGAAATTTTTAGGTGGTTTGGCTTACGTGCAACGGTTAAAACATTACAAAACGTATGCTTTAGGAACCACCTGGAATACCCGGTTAGCAAATATGGCGCAAAGCCTGCGCGTAAATCAGCCCGTACAATTATTTGAATCGGCTTTAGTAAAAACACCGTTGGTAATTGGCTATTTAAAGCCTATTATATTATTACCTTTTGGTACCATTGCCAGTCTAAGCCCCGACCAGGTAGAAGCTATTCTGGCCCACGAACTAGCTCATATTTACCGGAAAGATTACCTGCTAAACATGCTGCAGACTTTAATCGAAATTTTGTTTTTCTTTAATCCGGCAATTTGGTGGATGAGCGATTACGTGCGGGTAGAACGCGAAAACTGCTGCGACGATCAGGCCATTGCTTTATGTGGTAATCCGCTTGTTTACGCCCGGGCTTTGGCTAACCTCGAAACCATTGCCGTAAAAGCTCCGCGTTTAACTTTAGCTTTTGCCGGTAAAGATGGCTCTCTGCTTGGCCGCATTAAACGGCTGGTGCAGCAACCTAGTCGCCGGCCTACTTTTTCGGAAGGTTTTCTGGCGGCTTGCGTTCTTATTGTTGGCTTAACGCTTATTTCGGTTAGTGCCGTAGCTGGTTTTAATGTAGCGGTTAAAACAGTAAAAAAAGTAAACGTACCCATTCTAACAAAAGTAAGTGCCCCCGAAAAAGTACTTGCTACCCAACCCGAGGAAGCAGCCGGTAATTTAAAAGCTACCATTCTCAGCCTTACTGATTCTGTAAGTGGTAAAAAGAGTGATCTGGTAATTATAAAAAATAAAAAAGGCGATATTACCGAGCTCTACGTAGACGGCCAAAAGATACCAAAAGCCAACATTGCCGATTTCCGGAAAGAAATTGATGCTGCCTTAGAAGCTACCAAGCAAGCGCCGGTTTTAAAACCCGCCGCCGTACCGCAGCAATTAGCCAAAACCAAGAAGGCATTAGAAAGATTAGAATTAGATCGCAACCAGCTTTCTTTCTCTTATAGCGGCGATTTCGATCACTTTTCTGATGTACCCGTTCCCCCGGTGCCCCCAGCATCACCTGTATATGCGGTTTTTCCTCCTATTCCACCTGTTCCACCTGTTCCGCCTTTTCCCGCTAAGGTAAAAAATCCATTAGAATACTTACGTTCCGATGAGGTAACAGATAAAACCCTGGTGGTAATTGATGGCAAAAAAACACACAAAGCCAAAGGCCAAAATTCGCTTCCGGGACTTACCGATGATAATATCCGGGGAATTAACATTTTAAAAGGAGAAGATGCTACCCGCAAATACGGCGACGAAGGCAAAGATGGAGTAGTGGAAGTATATACCGGAAAAGGAAAAGGCCACTTTTTCTATTATAATTCTGATGCAGATAGCACAACCCTACGGCAACACGCGGCTAATGTCGGTCGTGCCGAAGAAGAAAGACTGCATCATTTAGCCCGCATGCGTCAACACCTGGAACTACAAACTAAAGAAAACGAAAAGCGCATGCAAGAACAGGAAGTCCGCATGAAAGAGCTCGCTATCCGCATGAAGGCAGATGAAGGCAGACGGTTAAAAGAACATGAAGCCCGAATGAAAGAACACGAAATTCGGATGAAAGAGCATAAAGAGCGGGAAAAAGAACACAGAGCTAGGGCTGCGCAATTCGAAAAAATAAAGAAAGAGTTAATAAAAGATAAATTGATTGATGAGAATAGTAAAAATCTTTCGATTAACATCAATCAGGATGGCTTTACTCTGAACGGCGTAAAACAACCCGCTGCCGTTTTCGAAAAATATAAAAAACTCTTCTTCCCGGACCGGAAAGATTGGTCAGGTTCTTTTAACCAGTCTATCAACATCAACGAAGATTAA
- a CDS encoding T9SS type A sorting domain-containing protein → MPVSVSEKSKSFININWQAYFWIYVVMAWLLPLAGFGQETCLLTPVTLEERSREASLIVEAEVIGQQAYWDAAHRNIYTRHTLQLYKLIKGSAPETLAIVTEGGKLGDSYHVFSGTLQLKTNDQGIFFLNPAPSKVLPASQNQALYTVYSSSQGFIRYNVLTQQATEPFKTYSTIMQELYPALRQVTQPNFKSIRPNPSVKMPGLNRSSNTQAPSGALRTQAAPAISSFTPDTLTAGTGSLLTIRGSNFGSTRGAGSVQFRNADDGGGSFIDILAADYIFWTDTEIQVRVPGKNGSNNTPGSGDIQITNNEGLTVNSTQRLVIEYSISQVVHEDALFSPRLVNSNGLGGYTFQFAPDFAQNEPAKSAFTRALNTWSCHTGINWNTGTVASQTVAADDDINLVCFDEDDELPRGVLARCISRYSGCGDETADQWRVAEMDVVFNQSTRWNYSLASPQSLQVDFETVTLHEMGHGHQLNHVIKPGTVMHYAVNRGQENRILDARTDIAGGQFTMAQNVISNQCGPGRMIPQPVTNCSPATESLTFAAEVISETEVRTTWTLNNNSAAYFVVERSKDAATWHELSTINVSGTSTPYSYSDLKPLPGVSYYRLKVVSANQIFAYSPIARISREVQAGVAIAPNPVEGNTLWLQYVTQESGQLQIYVYDVVGRLHRIYNRAYQANSDLIDLDVSGLQPGLYVLVYADGRQTRQEKFLKL, encoded by the coding sequence ATGCCGGTCTCTGTTTCCGAAAAATCAAAATCCTTCATAAATATTAATTGGCAAGCTTATTTCTGGATTTACGTGGTCATGGCTTGGCTACTACCGCTGGCTGGTTTCGGCCAGGAAACCTGCTTGCTAACACCGGTTACTTTAGAAGAACGCTCCCGCGAAGCCAGTTTAATTGTAGAAGCCGAAGTAATAGGCCAGCAGGCGTATTGGGATGCGGCGCACCGAAATATATACACCCGCCATACGTTACAACTTTATAAATTAATAAAAGGGAGTGCTCCCGAAACTCTGGCCATTGTTACCGAGGGGGGTAAACTAGGTGATTCGTACCACGTTTTTTCCGGTACTTTACAGTTAAAAACCAATGATCAGGGTATTTTCTTCCTGAACCCGGCTCCATCTAAAGTATTACCAGCTAGCCAAAATCAAGCTTTATACACGGTTTACAGTAGTTCACAAGGTTTTATCCGGTACAATGTACTTACTCAGCAAGCCACGGAGCCTTTTAAAACTTATTCTACTATCATGCAGGAGTTGTACCCGGCTCTGCGGCAAGTAACCCAACCTAATTTTAAAAGTATTCGCCCGAATCCTTCCGTAAAAATGCCTGGTCTCAACCGATCTAGCAATACGCAGGCACCCTCAGGCGCTTTGCGTACCCAGGCTGCACCGGCTATCAGCAGTTTTACCCCGGATACCCTTACGGCTGGTACTGGTAGTTTGCTTACAATTCGGGGATCAAATTTTGGTAGTACCCGCGGTGCTGGTTCGGTGCAGTTCCGGAATGCTGATGATGGTGGCGGCAGCTTTATTGATATTCTGGCGGCCGATTACATCTTCTGGACCGATACGGAAATCCAGGTGCGGGTACCGGGCAAGAATGGAAGCAATAATACTCCGGGTAGCGGCGATATTCAAATTACTAATAATGAAGGACTTACTGTTAACAGCACTCAGCGCCTGGTAATTGAATATTCTATATCGCAGGTAGTGCATGAGGATGCCTTGTTTTCGCCTCGTTTAGTAAATAGCAATGGTTTAGGCGGTTATACTTTTCAGTTTGCTCCTGATTTTGCCCAGAATGAACCTGCTAAAAGCGCCTTTACCCGGGCTTTAAATACCTGGTCGTGCCATACGGGCATTAACTGGAACACCGGAACAGTGGCTTCTCAAACCGTTGCTGCCGATGATGATATTAATTTAGTTTGTTTCGATGAGGATGATGAGCTGCCCCGCGGAGTACTGGCCCGCTGTATTAGTAGGTACTCCGGCTGCGGTGATGAAACGGCTGACCAATGGCGGGTGGCCGAAATGGATGTAGTTTTTAATCAATCAACCCGCTGGAATTACAGTCTTGCTTCGCCGCAATCCTTGCAGGTAGATTTTGAAACAGTTACGCTGCACGAAATGGGCCATGGTCATCAGTTAAACCACGTTATCAAACCTGGCACGGTTATGCACTACGCCGTAAACCGCGGCCAGGAAAACCGCATTCTGGATGCCCGTACCGATATTGCCGGGGGTCAGTTTACAATGGCTCAAAACGTAATTTCTAACCAATGTGGTCCGGGCCGCATGATTCCGCAACCAGTTACTAATTGTTCGCCTGCAACGGAGTCGCTTACCTTTGCTGCCGAAGTAATTTCCGAAACAGAAGTACGTACCACCTGGACTCTCAATAATAATTCGGCTGCTTATTTTGTGGTGGAGCGCAGCAAAGATGCCGCTACCTGGCACGAACTAAGCACCATTAACGTTTCAGGCACTTCTACTCCTTACTCGTACTCCGATCTTAAACCTTTGCCCGGCGTAAGTTATTATCGGTTAAAAGTGGTTAGTGCCAACCAAATATTTGCTTATTCGCCCATTGCCCGTATTAGCCGGGAAGTACAAGCGGGTGTAGCCATTGCTCCCAATCCAGTAGAGGGCAATACCTTGTGGCTCCAATACGTAACCCAGGAAAGTGGTCAGCTACAAATTTACGTGTACGATGTAGTAGGCAGGTTGCACCGAATCTATAACCGAGCCTATCAGGCAAACAGCGATTTAATTGATTTAGATGTTTCAGGCTTGCAGCCAGGGCTTTACGTGCTGGTTTACGCCGATGGCCGCCAAACCCGCCAGGAGAAGTTTCTGAAGTTGTAA
- a CDS encoding glycoside hydrolase family 97 protein → MRVALCLLLLFLPVRLWAADSVSVVSPDGATRVVVENKDKLYYAVYYKDKALLLPSAIKLNVANLSPRTHKLTVKKTSVRTQQSTIEPPVPEKRKIIPDVYRELTVRFQQPFSLIVRVYNDGVAWRWQTHFKKSIQIESELAEFNFPELEEVYFSPVKKRDDADIYHTSFEELYQAKPLDSITTEHLIFTPTLVAPEQGPKISITESDLETYPGMFLRGTGKNKLTADFAPYPQEEKITAGEFPQAIVTKRHNFIAQSIGSRFFPWRVLLIAPEDKDLPVNDLVYRLASPSRVKDVSWIQPGKGTDEWIIGINLFNIPFKSGINTATYKYYIDFAKRFGFDRIMMDAGWSDNQDLFKINPNLNMNELTAYARAQGIKICMWTLALTLEKHLEPALYQFNKWGVDFIMTDFIDRDDQKAVDFYHKIAAACANHKIMLMFHGAFKPAGFTRTWPHALTREGVLGSEFNGWSHKPTPEHNVQLPFIRMTAGPMDYEPGLLDNATAKTFRPINEKVMSQGTRCHQLAMFVVYDSPMQFFSGNPSQGLLEPAFMELLGSIPTVWDTTRVLEGKVGDFIITARKKGADWYIGGMTDWTNRQFTVNLDFLPAGTYEATICEDGVNADRYASDYILRTQTVSNTSSLPINMAPGGGYLVRLRKK, encoded by the coding sequence ATGAGAGTAGCGCTTTGTTTATTGTTACTGTTTTTGCCGGTGCGCCTTTGGGCGGCAGATTCCGTAAGTGTTGTTTCGCCGGATGGAGCCACCCGAGTAGTCGTTGAGAATAAAGATAAGCTGTATTATGCTGTTTATTATAAAGATAAAGCGCTGTTGTTGCCTTCGGCTATTAAATTAAATGTAGCCAACTTATCTCCCCGAACCCATAAGCTAACTGTCAAGAAAACTTCGGTACGCACGCAGCAATCAACCATTGAGCCACCGGTACCGGAAAAGCGAAAAATTATTCCGGATGTTTACCGCGAACTCACCGTCCGGTTTCAGCAACCATTTAGCTTAATAGTGCGCGTTTATAACGATGGAGTAGCCTGGCGGTGGCAAACCCATTTTAAAAAAAGTATCCAGATTGAGAGTGAACTGGCCGAATTCAATTTCCCGGAGTTGGAAGAAGTATACTTTTCGCCGGTAAAGAAACGAGACGATGCGGATATCTACCATACCAGTTTTGAGGAGCTTTATCAGGCTAAACCCCTGGATAGTATTACTACCGAACACCTGATTTTTACGCCTACTTTAGTTGCCCCGGAACAAGGCCCAAAAATCAGCATTACCGAGTCAGATTTAGAGACATATCCTGGCATGTTTCTGCGGGGTACCGGTAAAAATAAATTAACCGCCGATTTCGCGCCTTACCCGCAAGAAGAAAAAATTACTGCCGGCGAATTTCCGCAAGCCATTGTTACCAAGCGGCACAACTTTATTGCCCAATCAATTGGCAGTCGTTTTTTCCCGTGGCGGGTGTTATTAATTGCACCCGAAGACAAAGATTTACCCGTGAACGATTTGGTTTATCGATTGGCTTCGCCTTCGCGGGTAAAAGATGTTTCCTGGATTCAACCGGGTAAAGGAACCGACGAATGGATAATCGGGATTAATTTATTTAATATACCATTTAAGTCAGGAATAAATACGGCTACCTACAAATACTATATTGATTTTGCTAAACGATTTGGTTTTGATCGGATTATGATGGATGCGGGTTGGAGCGATAACCAGGATTTGTTTAAAATTAATCCGAACCTGAACATGAACGAGCTGACCGCATATGCCCGCGCCCAAGGCATTAAAATATGTATGTGGACGCTTGCTCTAACGTTAGAAAAACATCTGGAACCTGCCTTATACCAATTTAATAAATGGGGGGTAGATTTTATTATGACTGATTTTATTGACCGCGACGATCAGAAAGCAGTTGATTTCTATCATAAAATTGCTGCCGCTTGTGCGAATCATAAAATTATGCTCATGTTTCACGGAGCATTTAAGCCGGCTGGTTTTACCCGTACCTGGCCCCACGCGCTTACCCGCGAAGGAGTATTAGGTTCCGAATTTAATGGTTGGAGCCACAAACCTACTCCGGAACATAACGTGCAATTGCCTTTTATCCGGATGACGGCCGGCCCGATGGATTATGAACCCGGTTTACTGGATAACGCTACCGCTAAAACCTTCCGGCCAATAAATGAAAAAGTTATGTCGCAGGGAACGCGTTGCCATCAGTTAGCCATGTTTGTGGTATACGATAGTCCTATGCAATTCTTCTCCGGTAATCCTTCGCAAGGGCTCTTGGAGCCTGCTTTTATGGAACTACTGGGCAGTATTCCTACGGTTTGGGATACTACCAGAGTACTGGAAGGCAAAGTAGGCGATTTTATAATAACGGCACGTAAAAAAGGCGCTGATTGGTACATCGGCGGCATGACCGACTGGACCAACCGGCAATTTACTGTAAATCTGGATTTTTTACCTGCTGGCACCTACGAAGCTACTATTTGCGAAGATGGAGTAAATGCCGACCGTTACGCTTCTGATTATATTTTACGTACTCAAACCGTTTCTAATACTAGTTCGCTTCCTATTAACATGGCACCGGGTGGTGGTTATTTGGTTCGTTTACGAAAAAAGTAA
- a CDS encoding sulfite oxidase, whose translation MNTEENNQSQIEQLKLSQSLNRRKFIFKSAQVAALSLGWGMLGKQKALATERKVSPEFLPDKSPLPAGKHPDLILLSDKPLNAETPPHLLDDAITPADKLFIRNNGLEPTNIDVKSWTLTIDGESVKKKTVFTLEDLKKKFKHYTYQLVHECAGNGRSEFSPAGRGNQWTTGGVGCCEWTGVRLRDVLEAAGIKDDAVYIGYYGKDTHLSGKPGEVPISRGVPMRKALEDEALIAWAMNGKDIPVVHGYPLRVLFGGWPASTSGKWLTRISIRNKVHDGAKMNGHDYRLPIHPIAPGAKIPEDNEHFRIIEAMPVKSLITYPKTGAQVIAGKPLEVRGHAWVGDLQVKEMHVSIDFGATWQKCSLKEPRNRNCWQHWTAQIDFPDKGYYEVWARATDSKDKMQPMLVPAWNPGGYLNNACHRIAVQII comes from the coding sequence ATGAATACTGAAGAAAATAATCAAAGCCAGATAGAGCAGTTAAAGCTAAGCCAAAGTCTTAACCGGCGAAAGTTTATTTTTAAATCGGCGCAGGTAGCGGCATTATCCCTGGGTTGGGGAATGTTAGGAAAGCAGAAGGCGCTAGCGACTGAAAGAAAGGTCTCTCCGGAATTTTTGCCTGATAAATCGCCCTTACCCGCTGGCAAACATCCGGATTTAATACTATTAAGCGATAAGCCTTTAAATGCTGAAACGCCGCCGCACCTACTCGACGATGCTATTACGCCGGCGGATAAATTATTTATTCGGAATAACGGTTTGGAGCCCACTAATATCGACGTAAAATCCTGGACTCTAACCATAGACGGGGAATCGGTGAAAAAGAAAACTGTATTTACCCTGGAAGACCTGAAAAAGAAATTCAAGCATTATACTTACCAACTGGTGCACGAATGCGCGGGCAATGGTCGTTCGGAGTTTAGCCCAGCCGGCAGAGGAAATCAATGGACTACCGGAGGCGTGGGTTGCTGCGAGTGGACAGGAGTACGCTTGCGCGATGTTTTAGAAGCGGCTGGTATAAAAGACGATGCCGTGTATATTGGTTATTACGGAAAGGATACCCACCTGAGCGGTAAGCCCGGTGAAGTGCCTATTTCGCGGGGAGTACCCATGCGTAAAGCCTTAGAAGACGAAGCTTTAATTGCCTGGGCTATGAACGGAAAAGATATTCCGGTCGTGCACGGCTATCCGTTGCGGGTACTATTTGGCGGCTGGCCGGCTTCTACCAGCGGTAAATGGTTAACCCGTATTTCTATCCGCAATAAAGTACACGACGGCGCTAAAATGAATGGCCATGATTACCGCTTACCTATTCACCCGATTGCGCCCGGCGCTAAAATACCGGAGGATAACGAGCATTTCCGGATAATTGAAGCCATGCCGGTAAAATCGTTAATTACTTACCCTAAAACCGGAGCGCAAGTAATTGCCGGAAAACCTTTAGAAGTGCGCGGTCATGCTTGGGTAGGTGATTTGCAAGTGAAGGAAATGCATGTTTCTATTGATTTTGGGGCTACCTGGCAAAAATGTAGTTTAAAAGAACCGCGTAACCGCAATTGTTGGCAACATTGGACTGCTCAAATAGATTTTCCGGATAAAGGGTACTACGAAGTTTGGGCTCGTGCTACCGATAGTAAAGATAAAATGCAGCCCATGTTGGTACCCGCCTGGAACCCGGGTGGCTATTTAAATAATGCCTGCCATCGTATTGCTGTTCAAATTATTTAA
- a CDS encoding M16 family metallopeptidase, with amino-acid sequence MKRKFITCLLLCTAFLAQAQSNKINFTEYTLDNGLHVILQPDKSTPIVAVSVMYHVGSKNEQSNRTGFAHFFEHLMFEGSENIKRGEYANLVQTAGGSFNANTTQDRTYYYEVLPSNQLALGLWLESERMRSAKIDEAGVETQRNVIKEEKKERIDNQPYGTILEKTFANAFSEHPYRWVPIGSAQYIDQASLSEFIDFYKTFYVPNNATLSIAGDIDINQAKELIQKYFSPIPKGTKEIPRLTVKEQPKTQEVREIVFDNVQLPAVVQAYHIPEQTNPDYYAITMLTNLLTGGESSRLNKALVDQQQKAVYVGAFPMQLEDPGLFLAFAVANAGVNIDEVERSMDAEIERVKKEQISEEEFQKLRNQIENTFVQKNFTAAGRAEQLANYYLFYKDTNLINTELQNFLKVTKEDLARVANQYFTRENRVVLHYLPKSNN; translated from the coding sequence ATGAAAAGAAAATTTATTACCTGTCTGTTGCTTTGCACAGCTTTTTTGGCGCAGGCGCAAAGCAATAAGATTAACTTTACTGAATATACCTTAGATAATGGTTTGCACGTAATTCTGCAACCCGATAAATCAACCCCTATTGTGGCTGTATCGGTAATGTACCACGTAGGTTCTAAAAACGAACAATCGAACCGTACCGGGTTTGCCCATTTTTTTGAACACTTAATGTTTGAGGGTTCCGAAAATATTAAACGCGGAGAGTATGCCAACTTAGTACAAACCGCAGGAGGATCTTTTAACGCGAATACCACCCAGGACCGCACGTATTACTACGAAGTATTACCTTCTAATCAGTTGGCTCTGGGCTTATGGTTGGAATCGGAGCGGATGCGGAGCGCCAAAATTGACGAGGCTGGCGTGGAAACCCAGCGTAACGTAATTAAAGAAGAAAAAAAAGAACGCATTGATAACCAGCCTTACGGCACCATTCTGGAGAAAACCTTTGCCAATGCGTTTTCGGAACATCCGTATCGTTGGGTTCCTATTGGCTCCGCCCAATACATTGATCAGGCCTCGCTGAGTGAGTTCATTGATTTTTACAAAACTTTTTACGTGCCCAATAATGCTACCCTAAGTATTGCCGGCGATATAGATATTAACCAGGCCAAAGAGTTAATTCAAAAATACTTCTCCCCCATCCCCAAAGGCACAAAAGAAATTCCGCGGTTAACTGTAAAAGAACAACCTAAAACCCAGGAAGTACGCGAGATTGTATTTGATAATGTTCAGTTGCCAGCCGTAGTACAAGCCTACCATATTCCGGAACAAACCAACCCGGATTACTACGCTATTACCATGCTCACCAACTTGCTTACTGGTGGCGAAAGCTCCCGCCTGAATAAAGCATTAGTTGACCAACAGCAAAAAGCCGTGTACGTGGGTGCGTTTCCGATGCAGCTCGAAGACCCAGGTTTATTTCTGGCATTTGCCGTAGCTAACGCTGGGGTAAACATTGATGAAGTAGAAAGAAGCATGGATGCCGAAATAGAACGTGTAAAGAAAGAACAAATTAGCGAAGAGGAGTTTCAGAAGCTGCGTAACCAAATAGAAAACACTTTTGTGCAGAAAAACTTTACGGCCGCCGGCCGGGCGGAGCAATTAGCCAATTACTACCTGTTCTACAAGGATACCAATTTGATTAATACCGAGCTGCAAAACTTTTTAAAAGTAACCAAAGAAGATCTGGCTCGTGTAGCGAACCAATATTTTACCCGCGAGAATCGGGTGGTATTGCACTATTTACCAAAATCAAATAATTAA